The proteins below are encoded in one region of Clostridium estertheticum:
- a CDS encoding DUF1003 domain-containing protein translates to MENENDNSDSEKLVREIIDQGETFNDIEEDLLHELIENRMSTNSNIDHAQTTTFGNKMADKIAASVGSWSFIIAALAIIAIWIIINTILKKLFDPFPFILLNLVLSCTAAIQAPVIMMSQNRQEDKDRIKSKNDYKINLKSELITQDLHKKMDYLIDNQKILVKNQAKILEFIEKSATHVASGK, encoded by the coding sequence ATGGAAAATGAAAATGACAATTCAGATTCAGAAAAACTTGTACGTGAAATAATTGATCAAGGAGAAACCTTCAACGATATTGAAGAAGATCTATTGCATGAATTAATAGAGAATAGGATGTCTACGAACAGTAACATTGACCATGCACAAACTACAACTTTTGGTAATAAGATGGCTGATAAAATAGCAGCTTCAGTTGGAAGCTGGAGTTTTATAATTGCTGCACTTGCTATTATAGCAATATGGATAATTATAAATACTATTTTAAAAAAATTATTTGACCCATTTCCATTTATACTTCTTAATCTAGTTTTATCTTGCACTGCCGCTATTCAAGCTCCTGTAATAATGATGAGTCAGAATAGACAAGAGGACAAAGACAGGATAAAATCAAAAAATGATTATAAAATAAATCTTAAATCAGAATTAATTACTCAAGATCTACATAAAAAGATGGATTACCTAATCGATAATCAAAAAATATTAGTAAAAAATCAAGCAAAAATATTAGAGTTTATTGAAAAAAGTGCCACCCACGTGGCAAGTGGCAAGTAA
- a CDS encoding EcsC family protein: MNNYEENSLKEMFLWQEKMKKEPSFSSDFAKDIQNKMNNLLPDKIQDIINTSIENMTKLVLTGSEYTAKPPLTNTSLEDREILAKSSIDFYRKAATVSGAGTGASGLLIGLADFPILLSLKMKFLYEIASIYGFDVRDYKERLYILYVFQLAFSSDKRRIEIYTQISNWDNHVKNLPEDVNFFDWKTFQQEYRDYIDLAKMLQLVPGIGLVVGAYANYKLMNKLYDTAINAYRLRIFKK; this comes from the coding sequence ATGAATAATTATGAAGAAAACTCACTAAAAGAAATGTTTTTATGGCAAGAAAAGATGAAAAAGGAACCTTCTTTTTCAAGCGATTTTGCTAAGGATATACAAAACAAGATGAATAACTTACTCCCTGATAAAATTCAAGATATTATTAATACTTCAATTGAAAATATGACAAAGCTTGTACTCACCGGTTCTGAATATACAGCAAAACCCCCACTTACTAATACCTCCCTTGAAGACCGTGAAATTTTGGCAAAAAGCAGTATTGATTTTTATAGAAAAGCTGCAACTGTAAGCGGTGCCGGAACTGGGGCGTCAGGACTTTTAATAGGTCTTGCAGACTTCCCTATTCTTCTAAGTTTAAAAATGAAATTTCTGTATGAAATAGCTAGTATTTATGGTTTTGATGTTCGAGATTATAAAGAAAGATTATATATTCTATATGTTTTTCAATTAGCTTTTTCAAGTGACAAAAGAAGAATTGAAATATATACTCAAATATCCAATTGGGACAATCACGTAAAAAATTTGCCTGAGGATGTAAACTTTTTTGATTGGAAAACTTTTCAACAAGAATATAGAGATTATATAGATTTGGCAAAAATGTTACAGCTTGTTCCAGGCATTGGATTAGTTGTTGGCGCATATGCCAATTATAAACTGATGAACAAATTATACGATACAGCAATTAACGCATATAGATTAAGGATTTTTAAAAAGTAA
- a CDS encoding iron-sulfur cluster assembly scaffold protein, with amino-acid sequence MIYSTEVSEMICVAKGPNHGSAPIPEEGKWVQSKEIKDISGLTHGIGWCAPQQGACKLTLNVKDGIIQEALVEVIGCSGSTHSAAMAAEILPGKTILEALNTDLVCDAINTAMRELFLQIVYGRTQTAFSEGGLPIGAGLEDLGKGLRSQVGTMYGTLAKGPRYLEMAEGYVSNIALDKNSEIIGYKFIQLGKMMDMVKKGMDANEAMEKATGTYGRFDEAVTVIDPRQK; translated from the coding sequence ATGATTTATTCAACAGAAGTTTCAGAAATGATTTGTGTTGCTAAAGGACCTAATCATGGTTCAGCACCAATTCCTGAAGAAGGAAAATGGGTACAAAGTAAAGAAATTAAAGATATCTCAGGTTTAACTCACGGAATTGGCTGGTGTGCTCCTCAACAAGGTGCCTGTAAGCTTACATTAAACGTAAAAGATGGAATAATACAAGAAGCATTAGTTGAGGTAATAGGATGCTCAGGTAGTACTCACTCAGCTGCAATGGCTGCAGAAATACTTCCAGGAAAAACTATTTTAGAAGCATTAAATACAGATTTAGTATGTGATGCAATAAACACAGCTATGAGAGAATTATTCCTTCAAATAGTATACGGAAGAACTCAAACTGCATTCTCAGAAGGTGGACTACCTATCGGTGCTGGACTTGAAGACTTAGGCAAAGGCCTTAGAAGTCAAGTTGGTACTATGTATGGAACACTTGCTAAAGGACCAAGATACTTAGAAATGGCTGAAGGTTATGTATCTAATATTGCACTTGATAAAAATAGTGAAATAATTGGTTATAAATTCATTCAACTTGGAAAAATGATGGATATGGTTAAAAAAGGTATGGATGCTAACGAAGCTATGGAAAAAGCTACTGGAACTTATGGTAGATTTGACGAAGCAGTAACAGTAATCGACCCAAGACAAAAATAA